The segment ATTGGCTTTAAAAGCAAACTGGCCTTCTCTTATGCGGGAAGTCTGGAAAGACCCAGCTAAATACTCCACGTATTTCCCTTTTGATGGATGGTATTTATCCGGTGATTTGGCAACGATCGACGAAACAGGATATGTCTTTTTCCAAGGAAGAAGTGACGACATGATCAACTCTTCGGGGGAAAGAATCGGGCCATTTGAAGTTGAAAGCAAGCTGATTGAACATCCGGCGGTTGCCGAAGTGGGCGTTATTGGAAAGCCGGATGCCGTAAGAGGGGAAATTGTGAAGGCCTTTATTGTCTTAAACAAAGAGTATCAGGAGAGTAAGGAATTATTAGAAGAATTGCGCTTATTTGTGCGCAGCGGGCTTGCTGCCCATGCTGCTCCGAGGGAAATTGAATTTCTCGAAGAGCTGCCCAAAACCCCGATCAGCGGAAAAGTGCTTCGCCGCGAATTAAAAGCCAGGGAAGCTAAGAATAGTTCAGATCTCTTGGTTAACAAGTAAAGAACTGATCAATGATTCGATAATGAAAAATCGAAATATATGAGACACATTGAGTAGGAGTTGTGTTTACAGTAACGCCTGCTGCAAAAAAGAATGTATTTCAATTGCCCAATATTGTATTAATGGTAATGGCAGAGCGAATTGGAAGAGAACAGTCCGGATGCGCAAAAAGATGTTTTTTGGAATCATTACCAGTTAATAGCCGGCCTTAAGAAAAAAACATTTTCTGTTTAGAAATTAAACTTTTAGCATTAGACGAAAAAATATTACTGGGGGAGGAGAAAGCATGATTTAAAAGCAGGGGCATATTTTTGTTCGTAAACGTTTAGGAGAAGAGGGAACGTTCGTAAAGTGTTTAGGCACATTTACGAACGTTCTTTTTATTCTTTTTACAGCCATTTTGAAGCGTTCGGAAACGTGTACTTTTACGAACGGTTTTTTCTACGAAGACTTAACATACTTATTAGAGAAATGCTATCTAAGGATTAATCAAAATCCTTTGTCTGTTAAAGCGTTTAAATGTATGTTATATTGTTTGCAAATAAAATTAACAGGAGGCGTGGAATGGAAAACATTCAAGGGATTATTTCGAAAAACTTGGCCAATCTACGGAAACGAAGAAACCTTACACTCGATCAGGTTTCTGAAGCAACCGGTGTCAGTAAAGCCATGCTGGCCCAAATTGAGAAAGGGAAATCGAATCCGACCGTGACGACTTTATGGAAAATCGCAAACGGCCTTCAAGTTTCCTTCACTTCCTTCATGACGGAAAGTGAACCTCAAGTCAACCAAATTAGTCTGACTGATATTGAACCCATCACGGACAATGAAGGCAATTATCGGGTCTATCCTTTTTTCCCTTTTCATCCGGATAAAAAATTCGAAATTTACATGACCGAATTGGAACCAGGTTGTTTTCATCTGGCCAAAACCCATTTGGGGGAGGAATACATCATCATGAAAAATGGGGAATTGACCATGGATCTTAAAGGTCAGCTCTTTACATTAAAATCAGGGGATGCCATTCAATTTTCCGGTACGGTTCCACACAGCTATAAAAATGAAACAGCAGAACCGGCCAGCTTTTTTATGCTGATGTTCTATCCTGAAAATGAAATCTGAAAAGACGCGGGCTAAACATAAGTGATTTATCCATGAGGAGATGAAAAGATGAACGTACTGATTGTGTATGCACATCCTGAACCGCAATCGTTCAATGGAGCGTTAAAGGACTTGGCAGTTTCAGAATTGACAAAACTGGGTCATCAAATAAAAGTATCGGATTTGTACGCCATGAATTTCAAGGCGGTTGCCGACGGCGGTGATTTTCAGCAGCGGCAGGACGAACGCTTTTTGAAATATGCCGTTGAACAGAAACATGCGGTCAAAACTGAAAGTTTTTCACGCGATATTGAAGAAGAACAGGAAAAGCTGGTGTGGGCCGATTTTGTTATTTTCCAGTTTCCCATTTGGTGGTACTCCATGCCAGCCATCTTAAAAGGATGGTTTGACCGGGTGTATGCTTCGGGATTCATCTACACCAGAGAAAACAGGTACGATTCGGGAGGCTTAAAAGGAAGAAAAGCCATGCTTTCTGTGACGACTGGAACGCCCAAAGGGGCATACATGCCGAACGGGATGGAT is part of the Planococcus shenhongbingii genome and harbors:
- a CDS encoding helix-turn-helix domain-containing protein; the encoded protein is MENIQGIISKNLANLRKRRNLTLDQVSEATGVSKAMLAQIEKGKSNPTVTTLWKIANGLQVSFTSFMTESEPQVNQISLTDIEPITDNEGNYRVYPFFPFHPDKKFEIYMTELEPGCFHLAKTHLGEEYIIMKNGELTMDLKGQLFTLKSGDAIQFSGTVPHSYKNETAEPASFFMLMFYPENEI
- a CDS encoding NAD(P)H-dependent oxidoreductase → MNVLIVYAHPEPQSFNGALKDLAVSELTKLGHQIKVSDLYAMNFKAVADGGDFQQRQDERFLKYAVEQKHAVKTESFSRDIEEEQEKLVWADFVIFQFPIWWYSMPAILKGWFDRVYASGFIYTRENRYDSGGLKGRKAMLSVTTGTPKGAYMPNGMDGDIHEKILYHINHGMLYFSGMQPVEPFISWTPSHDEEERKMYLEAYKQRLHSLSEQPIISYHPKAHYDENHQLKKEYQ